One Sandaracinaceae bacterium genomic region harbors:
- a CDS encoding DUF1552 domain-containing protein: MTISRRGFLFGLGASAAALPFAGTLSRAFGDASGRARRVIVFYFPDGVPGRSQDGDASLWEARDEGGRVGLSECLEPLRGVEGECVFLNGLSMGGADEGSHPGGAKKLLTGVDGGHGESIDRSLARSAGASAPHPHLYLGAMATVSGASGDKHISYLGPGHTVPPEDDPRRAFERLFRDVMPVDPGGAWDPRQSLLDVSREELDALSRGLGTRERGKLALHLEAIRELESRLAPPTEPPPASCEAPAVDFAGVMDGALHTPERFGDILRAQIDVMVTAMACGQTRVGVIQGSHHTSELIMSRIAGSEMHDPGFDMRSHQASHYGARHDRGNRLFTDFVAQRRWWVSRFRDLLDALRARPEGEGTMLDHSLVLLCSEVSDGNTHSHADMPFVVAGRAGGCVTPGRVLEHRGRRHGELLLAMGHAMGERWDRYGDAGHEPLPGLLS, translated from the coding sequence ATGACCATCTCCAGGCGCGGTTTCCTCTTCGGGCTCGGCGCGTCAGCCGCGGCCCTGCCCTTCGCGGGCACCCTGTCGCGGGCCTTCGGAGACGCGAGCGGCAGGGCGCGTCGCGTGATCGTCTTCTACTTCCCGGACGGCGTCCCCGGGCGCAGCCAGGACGGCGACGCGAGCCTCTGGGAGGCGCGCGACGAGGGGGGCCGCGTGGGGCTCAGCGAGTGCCTCGAGCCGCTGCGCGGGGTGGAGGGCGAGTGCGTCTTCCTCAACGGCCTGTCCATGGGCGGCGCCGACGAGGGCAGCCACCCGGGCGGCGCGAAGAAGCTGCTGACCGGGGTGGACGGCGGGCACGGGGAGTCGATCGATCGCTCCCTCGCGCGCAGCGCCGGCGCCTCCGCCCCGCACCCGCACCTCTACCTGGGCGCGATGGCCACCGTCTCGGGCGCGTCGGGCGACAAGCACATCAGCTACCTCGGGCCGGGCCACACCGTGCCCCCCGAGGACGATCCGCGTCGCGCCTTCGAGCGCCTCTTCCGCGACGTCATGCCCGTCGACCCTGGCGGCGCCTGGGATCCGCGCCAGAGCTTGCTCGACGTCTCGCGCGAGGAGCTCGACGCGCTCTCGCGAGGGCTTGGCACTCGGGAGCGCGGCAAGCTCGCGCTCCACCTCGAGGCGATCCGCGAGCTCGAGTCGCGCCTCGCTCCGCCCACCGAGCCGCCGCCCGCCAGCTGTGAGGCGCCCGCCGTCGACTTCGCGGGCGTCATGGACGGCGCGCTCCACACCCCCGAGCGCTTCGGCGACATCCTGCGCGCGCAGATCGACGTCATGGTGACCGCGATGGCGTGCGGACAGACCCGGGTCGGCGTCATCCAGGGCTCGCATCACACGAGCGAGCTGATCATGAGCCGCATCGCCGGCAGCGAGATGCACGACCCGGGCTTCGACATGCGGAGCCACCAGGCGAGCCACTACGGCGCGCGGCACGACCGGGGCAACCGGCTCTTCACGGACTTCGTCGCGCAGCGGCGCTGGTGGGTGTCGCGCTTCCGGGATCTGCTCGACGCGCTGCGGGCCCGCCCCGAAGGCGAGGGCACGATGCTCGACCACTCGCTCGTCCTGCTCTGCAGCGAGGTGTCGGATGGCAACACGCACAGTCACGCCGACATGCCCTTCGTCGTCGCCGGTCGCGCCGGCGGCTGCGTGACGCCGGGGCGCGTGCTCGAGCACCGCGGTCGCCGCCACGGCGAGCTCCTGCTGGCGATGGGGCACGCGATGGGGGAGCGCTGGGACCGCTACGGCGACGCGGGCCACGAGCCGCTCCCCGGCCTGCTCTCGTGA
- a CDS encoding DUF1588 domain-containing protein, giving the protein MGGLLGVVAALGLLACAQGTGLEPLRPPEREPTPPLGDVASVERYAALCASCHGELGEGGFGPPLVDIETEERALAQLIDETMPQDAPESCKGSCADGVAHFIKTQLTSEALRCDGVEPAPRRLRLLNRREYAASVRDLLGLPQGAEEGGDPCPETTFRYDPGGRSVSSVHVAGTFNGWSATAWPMRLEAGVWTLTRSLDPGRHAYKLVLDGGEWIEDPSATESEDDTFGGRNSVLQVRCAEGAAPLDLTASLPVEPRPEGYVYDNSADALQVTSIHLDELSRAAAAAVAHLGEPGLLSLADCAGAPRDACLSAFVGRLGRRAFRRPLTEREAARYEALAADAPSLADAIGVVVRGLLVSPHFLYRSELGVAQGDGTFRLTGFEVASALSYGLWGTTPDDALLDAAEAGALEDPAALEAQAARMLEDPRARPVLAAFVRQWLGVEGVPEQTRVDGRFDDALAAAMIDETEAFALHVVFEGSGRFEELLTGAREPDDAALHALYAEDLEPRVGLLGHASVLTATSHSDQSSPIRRGLFVRQRLLCQTLPPPPADAGGVPDVDPTATTRERFRQHTDEARCAGCHRYIDPVGFGFERYGPIGEWREREGGHPIDARGDMVDVEGIGRGTSAPFESLAELAAILAESEAAPGCFARQAFRFTRGQRETVRERCAVAHVQREWGARDHDVRALFALLYASPDFRIRREASE; this is encoded by the coding sequence ATGGGGGGGCTCCTCGGCGTCGTCGCCGCGCTCGGCCTCCTCGCCTGTGCGCAGGGGACCGGGCTCGAGCCGCTACGACCGCCGGAGCGTGAGCCCACGCCGCCGCTCGGCGACGTGGCCTCTGTCGAGCGCTACGCCGCGCTCTGCGCCAGCTGCCACGGCGAGCTGGGGGAGGGCGGGTTCGGGCCGCCGCTGGTGGACATCGAGACCGAGGAGCGCGCGCTCGCCCAGCTGATCGACGAGACGATGCCGCAGGACGCGCCCGAGTCGTGCAAGGGGAGCTGCGCGGATGGGGTCGCCCACTTCATCAAGACGCAGCTCACGAGCGAGGCGCTCCGCTGCGACGGGGTGGAGCCGGCGCCGCGACGCCTCCGCCTGCTCAACCGGCGCGAGTACGCGGCCAGCGTGCGCGACCTGCTCGGCCTCCCGCAGGGCGCGGAGGAGGGCGGGGATCCCTGCCCGGAAACGACCTTCCGCTATGACCCGGGCGGCCGGAGCGTCTCCTCGGTGCACGTCGCGGGCACGTTCAACGGCTGGAGCGCGACCGCGTGGCCGATGCGCCTCGAGGCCGGCGTGTGGACGCTGACCCGCAGCCTCGACCCGGGTCGCCACGCCTACAAGCTCGTCCTGGACGGAGGCGAGTGGATCGAGGACCCGAGCGCGACCGAGAGCGAAGACGACACCTTCGGCGGTCGCAACTCGGTGCTCCAGGTGCGCTGCGCCGAGGGCGCCGCCCCCCTCGACCTGACGGCGTCCCTCCCCGTCGAGCCGCGCCCCGAGGGCTACGTCTACGACAATTCCGCGGACGCGCTTCAGGTCACGTCCATCCACCTCGACGAGCTGTCGCGCGCCGCGGCGGCCGCCGTCGCGCACCTGGGCGAGCCCGGCCTGCTCTCGCTCGCCGACTGCGCGGGCGCCCCGCGCGACGCGTGCCTGAGCGCGTTCGTCGGGCGGCTCGGCCGGCGCGCCTTCCGCCGGCCGCTGACGGAGAGGGAGGCGGCGCGCTACGAGGCGCTCGCGGCGGACGCGCCCTCGCTCGCCGACGCCATCGGCGTGGTCGTGCGCGGGCTGCTCGTCTCGCCGCACTTCCTCTACCGCTCGGAGCTGGGCGTCGCCCAGGGGGACGGGACCTTCCGGCTGACCGGCTTCGAGGTGGCCAGCGCGCTGTCGTACGGGCTCTGGGGGACCACGCCCGACGACGCGCTCCTCGACGCGGCCGAGGCGGGCGCGCTCGAGGACCCGGCGGCGCTCGAGGCGCAGGCCGCGCGCATGCTCGAGGACCCCCGCGCGCGGCCCGTGCTCGCCGCGTTCGTGCGCCAGTGGCTGGGCGTCGAAGGCGTGCCGGAGCAGACGCGCGTCGACGGACGCTTCGACGACGCGCTCGCGGCCGCGATGATCGACGAGACGGAGGCCTTCGCCCTGCACGTGGTCTTCGAGGGCAGCGGGCGGTTCGAGGAGCTGCTGACCGGGGCGCGCGAGCCGGACGACGCGGCGCTCCACGCGCTCTACGCGGAGGACCTCGAGCCGCGGGTGGGCCTGCTGGGGCACGCGAGCGTGCTCACCGCGACCTCGCACTCCGATCAGAGCTCGCCCATCCGGCGCGGCCTCTTCGTGCGCCAGCGGCTCCTCTGCCAGACCCTGCCGCCGCCGCCCGCGGACGCTGGCGGAGTGCCCGACGTGGATCCGACCGCCACCACCCGCGAGCGCTTCCGTCAGCACACCGACGAGGCGCGCTGCGCGGGCTGTCACCGCTACATCGATCCGGTCGGCTTCGGCTTCGAGCGCTACGGGCCCATCGGGGAGTGGCGGGAGCGCGAGGGCGGGCACCCCATCGACGCGCGCGGCGACATGGTGGACGTCGAGGGGATCGGCCGCGGCACGAGCGCGCCCTTCGAGTCGCTCGCGGAGCTCGCCGCGATCCTCGCCGAGAGCGAGGCGGCGCCCGGGTGCTTCGCGCGGCAGGCGTTCCGGTTCACGCGCGGGCAGCGCGAGACGGTGCGGGAGCGCTGCGCCGTCGCGCACGTGCAGCGCGAGTGGGGAGCGCGGGATCACGACGTGCGCGCGCTCTTCGCGCTGCTCTACGCGTCGCCCGACTTCCGGATCCGACGGGAGGCGAGCGAATGA
- a CDS encoding YtxH domain-containing protein, with protein sequence MNTLSILNGAYRVLRDIDTDQARAYARGTANDVLGRYGYVPQPSVLSRALPIAAALGAGVAIGAGVALLLAPKKGDEVRAQIGEQATAMSEKIRSTMGWNHVSSSEDEASNNANGRAHA encoded by the coding sequence ATGAACACCCTCAGCATCCTCAACGGCGCCTACCGAGTCCTGCGCGACATCGACACCGACCAGGCTCGCGCGTACGCGCGCGGGACGGCGAACGACGTGCTCGGCCGATACGGCTATGTACCCCAGCCGTCGGTCCTATCCCGCGCCCTCCCCATCGCGGCCGCGCTCGGTGCGGGCGTCGCGATCGGCGCCGGCGTCGCGCTGCTGCTCGCCCCGAAGAAGGGCGACGAGGTGCGCGCGCAGATCGGTGAGCAGGCCACCGCGATGAGCGAGAAGATCCGCTCGACGATGGGCTGGAACCACGTCTCGTCGTCCGAGGACGAAGCGTCGAACAACGCGAACGGTCGCGCCCACGCCTGA
- a CDS encoding nicotinamidase: MAEPTDLREGDALVVVDVQPDFCPGGALPVPDGDAVIPVLNRWLEAAKRAGVTVVASRDWHPSQHPSFEVHGGPWPTHCVQGTPGAAFHANLKLPTEVVVINKGTRLDKDQYSAFDETGLGGWLKARDHERLFIGGLAEDVCVRATALDAVKAGFETHLIAGATRPVTPEGGEAAIAAMRQAGVVIEGRPRSSPPFDKVDEAGDETFPASDPPSFTPEKV, encoded by the coding sequence ATGGCCGAACCGACTGACCTCCGTGAGGGTGACGCGCTCGTCGTCGTCGACGTGCAGCCCGACTTCTGTCCCGGCGGCGCGCTGCCCGTGCCCGACGGCGACGCGGTGATCCCCGTGCTCAACCGGTGGCTCGAGGCCGCCAAGCGCGCGGGCGTCACCGTCGTGGCGTCGCGGGACTGGCACCCCTCACAGCACCCGAGCTTCGAGGTGCACGGCGGGCCGTGGCCCACGCACTGCGTCCAGGGCACGCCCGGCGCGGCGTTCCACGCCAACCTGAAGCTGCCCACCGAGGTCGTCGTCATCAACAAGGGGACACGGCTCGACAAGGACCAGTACTCGGCGTTCGACGAGACCGGCCTCGGAGGCTGGCTGAAGGCGCGCGACCACGAGCGCCTCTTCATCGGCGGGCTCGCCGAAGACGTCTGCGTGCGCGCGACCGCCCTCGACGCGGTGAAGGCCGGCTTCGAGACCCACCTCATCGCGGGGGCCACGCGTCCGGTCACCCCCGAGGGAGGGGAGGCGGCCATCGCCGCGATGCGCCAGGCCGGCGTGGTCATCGAGGGCCGCCCTCGGAGCAGCCCGCCCTTCGACAAGGTCGACGAGGCGGGCGACGAGACCTTCCCGGCCTCGGACCCGCCGAGCTTCACGCCCGAGAAGGTCTGA
- a CDS encoding L-serine ammonia-lyase, whose amino-acid sequence MAISVFDMFTIGIGPSSSHTVGPMRAAKRFAEGLVQRGLLERTARVKAELYGSLGATGKGHGSDRAVLLGLEGEAPESVDVDAVGARMAKIEAERRLSLAGARDVDFDPTADLVFQRRKSLPGHPNGMRFSALDAAGEVLRERVFYSVGGGFVVDDAAADEDRIVEDTTALPHPFDSGAQLLARCKESGLRISSLVLENEQAWRPKAEVTAGLDAIWAAMQGCIARGCEREGILPGGLKVKRRAASLHRKLRSDASGTTDPLHVMDWVDLWALAVNEENAAGGRVVTAPTNGAAGIIPAVLTYYARFAPNADDDGARRFLLTAAAIGIIFKQRASISGAEVGCQGEVGVACSMAAAGLTEVMGGTPEQVECAAEIGMEHNLGLTCDPVGGLVQVPCIERNAMGAVKAINASRLALRGDGNQKVSLDQVIETMRQTGADMKKKYKETARGGLAVNIIEC is encoded by the coding sequence ATGGCCATCAGTGTTTTCGACATGTTCACGATCGGGATCGGCCCCTCCAGCTCCCACACGGTGGGACCGATGCGCGCGGCGAAGCGCTTCGCGGAGGGGCTCGTCCAGCGCGGGCTCCTCGAGCGGACGGCCCGCGTCAAAGCGGAGCTCTACGGCTCGCTCGGAGCCACCGGGAAGGGGCACGGCTCGGATCGGGCGGTGCTGCTCGGCCTCGAAGGCGAGGCGCCGGAGAGCGTGGACGTCGACGCCGTCGGCGCGCGCATGGCGAAGATCGAAGCCGAGAGGCGCCTCTCCCTCGCGGGCGCGCGCGACGTCGACTTCGACCCCACCGCGGACCTCGTCTTCCAGCGCCGCAAGTCGCTGCCCGGCCACCCGAACGGCATGCGCTTCTCGGCGCTCGACGCCGCGGGCGAGGTCCTGCGCGAGCGCGTCTTCTATTCGGTGGGAGGCGGCTTCGTGGTCGACGACGCGGCGGCGGACGAGGACCGGATCGTCGAGGACACGACCGCCCTCCCCCACCCCTTCGACAGCGGCGCGCAGCTCCTGGCCCGGTGCAAGGAGTCGGGCCTGCGGATCAGCTCGCTCGTGCTCGAGAACGAGCAGGCGTGGCGTCCGAAGGCCGAGGTGACGGCGGGGCTCGACGCCATCTGGGCCGCCATGCAGGGCTGCATCGCGCGCGGGTGCGAGCGAGAGGGCATCCTGCCGGGTGGCCTCAAGGTCAAGCGGCGCGCGGCCAGCCTCCACCGCAAGCTGCGGAGCGACGCGAGCGGCACCACCGACCCCCTGCACGTGATGGACTGGGTCGATCTCTGGGCGCTCGCGGTCAACGAAGAGAACGCGGCCGGCGGGCGCGTGGTCACCGCGCCCACCAACGGCGCGGCCGGCATCATCCCCGCCGTGCTCACCTACTACGCCCGGTTCGCGCCCAACGCGGACGACGACGGCGCGCGCCGCTTCCTGCTCACCGCGGCGGCGATCGGCATCATCTTCAAGCAGCGCGCCTCCATCAGCGGCGCCGAGGTCGGCTGCCAGGGCGAGGTGGGCGTCGCCTGCTCCATGGCCGCGGCCGGGCTCACCGAGGTGATGGGCGGGACGCCCGAGCAGGTGGAGTGCGCGGCCGAGATCGGCATGGAGCACAACCTCGGCCTGACCTGCGACCCGGTGGGCGGCCTCGTCCAGGTTCCTTGCATCGAGCGAAACGCGATGGGCGCGGTGAAGGCGATCAACGCCTCGCGGCTCGCGCTCCGCGGCGACGGGAACCAGAAGGTCAGCCTCGATCAGGTCATCGAGACGATGCGCCAGACCGGCGCCGACATGAAGAAGAAGTACAAGGAGACCGCGCGCGGCGGGCTCGCCGTCAACATCATCGAGTGTTGA
- a CDS encoding ATP-binding protein has translation MHPSPDPPMLVFCPSAPSDVDAALREACERVGFRRAEAPTASTICVLDCRQGVEPISRLVADTAVPRLQLLVLALVARFEDVSLALRADADDALVFSPSVEPLAARLLALGARAERRARLDPASLFATENTTEAVEVLDGQGRINYVNRSFERLFGYSREEAMGRSPAALLRSHAHEPEFYAAAWAELEAGRPWRGQLVSKTKEGALVECDTLASPILDSHGKLHAVVAVRRDVASSRKMEEQLRSSERLAALGTLAAGLAHEINNPLAYVLANLEHSLELIEEGRTPSALRAPLTEAQSGAERVRTILKDMNLLAHDRADEVRTVALDRALAAAARLAAGQLGRVAKLDVRLDEGLFVRGHETRLGQVALNLLINAGQAIPDGDDPSAHRVTLRAFAEGGDAVFEVSDTGLGMTEEVKRRALDPFFTTKPPGRGTGLGLSLCQQIAQSMDGRISLESAPGRGTTVRVTLPRTTSPGSERPSPAAPALRPERLRVLVADDERQVCRAVKRALRQHDVTLASGPRAGMEALELLQEREFDAVICDLTMPEIGGAALREALGDDPVRHRWLFLTGGVLTDADRAYLDAFGGPVLYKPFRTDELRLVVERVARASAAE, from the coding sequence ATGCACCCGTCTCCGGACCCACCGATGCTCGTCTTTTGCCCCTCCGCGCCCTCCGACGTCGACGCCGCCCTGCGTGAGGCGTGTGAGCGAGTGGGGTTTCGTCGCGCCGAGGCGCCGACGGCGAGCACGATCTGCGTCCTCGATTGTCGACAGGGCGTCGAGCCCATCAGCCGCCTCGTGGCGGACACCGCCGTGCCGCGGCTCCAGCTGCTCGTGCTGGCGCTGGTCGCGCGCTTCGAGGACGTGAGCCTGGCGCTGCGAGCCGACGCCGACGACGCGCTGGTCTTCTCCCCCTCGGTCGAGCCCCTGGCCGCTCGCCTCCTCGCGCTCGGCGCGCGCGCCGAGCGACGCGCGCGTCTGGACCCGGCGAGCCTCTTCGCCACCGAGAACACGACCGAGGCGGTCGAGGTGCTGGATGGGCAGGGCCGCATCAACTACGTCAATCGCTCGTTCGAGCGCCTCTTCGGTTACTCCCGAGAAGAGGCGATGGGGCGCTCGCCCGCCGCGCTGTTGCGCAGCCACGCGCACGAGCCGGAGTTCTACGCCGCCGCCTGGGCGGAGCTCGAGGCCGGGCGACCGTGGCGCGGCCAGCTCGTCTCCAAGACCAAGGAGGGGGCGCTGGTCGAGTGCGACACGCTCGCTTCACCCATCCTCGATTCGCACGGAAAGCTGCATGCGGTCGTCGCGGTTCGCCGCGACGTCGCGTCCTCGAGGAAGATGGAAGAGCAGCTCCGCAGCTCCGAGCGGCTGGCCGCGCTGGGCACGCTGGCCGCGGGGCTGGCCCACGAGATCAACAACCCCCTGGCGTATGTGCTCGCCAACCTGGAGCACTCGCTCGAGCTCATCGAGGAGGGGCGCACGCCCTCGGCGTTGCGCGCGCCGCTGACCGAGGCGCAGTCGGGCGCGGAGCGGGTCCGGACCATCCTGAAGGACATGAACCTGCTGGCCCACGACCGCGCCGACGAGGTCCGGACGGTGGCCCTCGACCGGGCGCTCGCCGCCGCGGCCCGCCTCGCCGCGGGGCAGCTCGGCCGGGTCGCCAAGCTCGACGTGCGCCTCGACGAGGGGCTGTTCGTGCGCGGCCATGAGACCCGGCTCGGACAGGTGGCGCTGAACCTGCTCATCAACGCGGGCCAGGCGATCCCGGACGGCGACGACCCCTCGGCGCACCGGGTCACGCTCCGCGCGTTCGCCGAAGGTGGAGACGCGGTGTTCGAGGTCTCCGACACGGGGCTCGGCATGACGGAGGAGGTGAAGCGGCGCGCGCTCGACCCGTTCTTCACGACGAAGCCGCCCGGGCGCGGCACGGGGCTCGGGCTGAGCCTGTGTCAGCAGATCGCGCAGAGCATGGACGGGCGGATCTCGCTCGAGAGCGCGCCCGGCCGAGGCACCACGGTGCGCGTCACGCTGCCCCGGACCACGTCGCCGGGCTCGGAGCGTCCGAGCCCCGCCGCGCCCGCGCTGCGCCCCGAGCGGCTCCGCGTCCTGGTGGCGGACGACGAGCGCCAGGTCTGCCGCGCGGTCAAGCGCGCGCTCCGGCAGCACGACGTCACCCTGGCCTCCGGTCCGCGCGCGGGCATGGAGGCGCTGGAGCTCTTGCAGGAGCGCGAGTTCGACGCGGTGATCTGCGATCTCACGATGCCCGAGATCGGCGGCGCCGCGCTCCGCGAGGCCCTGGGGGACGACCCGGTGCGCCACCGCTGGCTCTTCCTGACCGGCGGGGTCCTCACCGACGCCGACCGCGCGTACCTCGACGCCTTCGGCGGCCCGGTGCTCTACAAGCCCTTCCGCACCGACGAGCTCCGGCTGGTGGTCGAGCGGGTGGCCAGGGCCTCGGCCGCAGAGTGA
- a CDS encoding zinc ribbon domain-containing protein yields the protein MTARASRCPECGAPLRVSAASCAYCRVELAYDAPAEPSARSRPLDEALRPAPRRLARALDEGGGRALFEAGKAAWSKRAAAGAEALSQAERRDANRLGATLALSYAAALEAPELDAKTYDARVAALWGLVSELPRAEVDAAVDRWDAMLEEGAASFLGKLAKALHGDADRRAAFELAAAAAAPHTEEDEEVFAPLAEALGVGDPEAVAARVSRALG from the coding sequence ATGACCGCGCGCGCTTCCCGATGTCCCGAGTGCGGCGCCCCGCTCCGCGTCAGCGCCGCGAGCTGCGCGTACTGTCGTGTCGAGCTGGCCTACGACGCGCCGGCCGAGCCGAGCGCGCGCTCCCGGCCGCTCGACGAGGCGCTCCGGCCAGCGCCGCGTCGGCTCGCCCGCGCGCTCGACGAGGGCGGCGGCCGCGCGCTGTTCGAGGCGGGGAAGGCGGCCTGGTCGAAGCGCGCCGCGGCCGGGGCGGAGGCGCTGAGCCAGGCCGAGCGACGGGACGCGAACCGGCTCGGTGCGACCCTCGCGCTCTCCTACGCGGCCGCGCTCGAGGCGCCGGAGCTCGACGCGAAGACCTACGACGCTCGCGTCGCCGCGCTGTGGGGGCTCGTCTCGGAGCTGCCCCGCGCGGAGGTGGACGCGGCCGTGGATCGATGGGACGCGATGCTCGAGGAGGGCGCGGCGTCGTTCCTGGGGAAGCTGGCGAAGGCCCTCCACGGCGACGCAGACCGCCGCGCGGCGTTCGAGCTGGCCGCGGCCGCCGCCGCGCCACACACCGAGGAGGACGAGGAGGTCTTCGCTCCGCTCGCCGAGGCCCTCGGCGTGGGGGACCCGGAGGCCGTCGCGGCGCGCGTCTCACGCGCGTTGGGCTGA
- a CDS encoding AI-2E family transporter produces the protein MDGDSTPRERDERGRHVRSVLLGVLTVIVVGFALRETASVTLPLAFAFFLAALVWPVTKWLAHHVPRGLAVAGGTLVFLTVAGGFFASLYGTAAALRDRSRGYEPEMTAAIEDMQTWALDHGVPMDEVSGSSALAGLLQTSGRIGLEAVAGFVLVLAFMSLAMLEVKDAQEKVRSSTDARRAARILDVSERVSSQFRRYFLVRTVIGLITGVLCAGGAWMIGLELWWLWGLLNFLLNYIPTLGSFLGVLPPALFALVQFNGDWMMVLAAIGVVGGVQLVMGNWVDPLLQGKALSLSPLVVLFAVTFWGWVWGVAGALIGVPLTVLVALVCAESPRTRWIAVLLAGDPSEVKETASEANVLGQDAASRIPRHAE, from the coding sequence ATGGACGGAGATTCCACCCCGCGCGAACGAGACGAGCGCGGGCGGCACGTGCGGAGCGTCCTGCTGGGCGTCCTGACCGTCATCGTGGTCGGGTTCGCCCTCCGGGAGACGGCGTCCGTCACCCTGCCGCTCGCGTTCGCGTTCTTCCTGGCCGCCCTCGTCTGGCCGGTCACGAAGTGGCTCGCCCACCACGTCCCGCGCGGCCTGGCCGTCGCGGGCGGCACCCTCGTCTTCCTCACGGTGGCGGGGGGCTTCTTCGCGAGCCTCTACGGCACCGCGGCCGCGCTGCGTGATCGCTCGCGCGGCTACGAGCCCGAGATGACGGCGGCGATCGAGGACATGCAGACCTGGGCGCTCGACCACGGAGTGCCGATGGACGAGGTGAGCGGCAGCTCCGCCCTCGCCGGCCTGTTGCAGACGAGCGGCCGGATCGGCCTCGAGGCGGTGGCGGGCTTCGTGCTCGTGCTCGCCTTCATGTCCCTCGCCATGTTGGAGGTGAAGGACGCGCAGGAGAAGGTGCGCTCCTCCACCGACGCGCGTCGCGCCGCCCGCATCCTCGACGTGAGCGAGCGCGTCTCATCGCAGTTCCGGCGCTACTTCCTCGTGCGCACGGTCATCGGGCTGATCACCGGCGTCCTGTGCGCCGGCGGCGCCTGGATGATCGGGCTCGAGCTGTGGTGGCTCTGGGGCCTCCTGAACTTCCTCCTCAACTACATCCCCACCCTCGGCTCGTTCCTCGGCGTGCTGCCGCCCGCGCTCTTCGCGCTCGTCCAGTTCAACGGGGACTGGATGATGGTGCTCGCCGCGATCGGCGTGGTCGGCGGCGTGCAGCTCGTGATGGGCAACTGGGTCGACCCCCTCTTGCAGGGCAAAGCGCTCTCGCTCTCGCCCCTCGTGGTGCTCTTCGCGGTGACCTTCTGGGGCTGGGTCTGGGGGGTGGCCGGCGCGCTCATCGGCGTGCCGCTGACGGTGCTCGTCGCGCTCGTCTGCGCGGAGAGCCCGCGCACCCGCTGGATCGCCGTCCTGCTGGCCGGGGATCCGAGCGAGGTGAAGGAGACCGCGTCCGAGGCGAACGTGCTGGGGCAGGACGCCGCGTCGCGGATTCCCCGACACGCAGAGTGA
- a CDS encoding DUF1328 family protein, with the protein MLKWTLIFFVLALIAAVFGFGGIAAGAATIAKVLFVGFLILAAISLVSGSLRSRNV; encoded by the coding sequence ATGCTCAAATGGACTCTGATCTTCTTCGTGCTCGCCCTCATCGCGGCCGTCTTCGGCTTCGGTGGAATCGCGGCGGGCGCGGCCACCATCGCGAAGGTCCTCTTCGTCGGTTTCCTGATCCTGGCGGCGATCAGCCTCGTCAGCGGCAGCCTGCGCTCGCGCAACGTTTGA